A region from the Kineothrix sp. IPX-CK genome encodes:
- a CDS encoding DUF4097 family beta strand repeat-containing protein gives MSKTNKFLAVCAAFIGLGIILYFTGFFLGESVIGIGINRDGFQVYTWNQTKLKETDILETIDSELDAFQSIDMSASYANVEIKESDHFKISYKTAANHPLSYEIKDGTLYVDQASNTASSSNYMFIGFSGIRSSNVRENESITVYIPDNTELSNVSISNDCGNTNLSALNASSVSLYMDYGDVSLTDVSAPVIGLNINTGDLNMDNITTDTLTVTTDYGDAALSAIDASAITMKVNTGSLNIKNIASGIFETVIDYGDLQLSSIDTDSLSVKINTGDLTIADITANNFIADIEYGENNAERITISGNTDITMGSGSLYMKDAAFHILTADNEYGNVSLRFSSPAADYSYDLFTEYGTIKIEEQDMGAKYKPLSSPDLQKNIKVSCGSGNIDISGL, from the coding sequence ATGAGCAAAACAAATAAATTTCTTGCTGTATGTGCTGCTTTTATCGGTCTGGGCATCATTTTATATTTTACAGGCTTTTTTCTCGGCGAAAGCGTTATCGGTATCGGCATAAACCGGGATGGCTTCCAGGTATATACCTGGAACCAGACAAAGCTGAAGGAAACTGACATTTTGGAGACAATAGATAGCGAACTGGACGCTTTTCAAAGTATTGATATGAGCGCTTCCTATGCCAATGTAGAAATCAAAGAATCCGATCACTTCAAGATTTCTTATAAAACGGCCGCGAATCATCCTTTGTCCTATGAAATAAAAGACGGTACGCTGTATGTAGATCAAGCGAGTAATACAGCCTCTTCCTCCAACTACATGTTTATCGGCTTCTCAGGTATTCGAAGCAGCAACGTACGGGAAAACGAATCCATTACCGTTTATATTCCAGACAACACCGAATTGAGCAATGTTTCGATCAGCAATGACTGTGGAAACACTAATCTTTCGGCTTTAAATGCTTCTTCCGTTTCCTTATATATGGATTACGGTGATGTAAGCCTGACCGATGTCAGTGCTCCTGTCATCGGGCTGAACATAAACACCGGCGATTTGAATATGGACAATATAACTACAGATACCCTGACAGTAACCACTGATTACGGAGACGCAGCGCTAAGCGCCATCGACGCTTCTGCCATTACCATGAAAGTAAATACCGGCAGCCTGAATATAAAGAATATCGCTTCCGGTATCTTTGAAACAGTGATCGATTACGGTGACCTACAGTTAAGCTCCATAGATACCGATTCTCTCTCCGTAAAAATAAATACGGGTGACCTTACCATAGCGGATATAACGGCAAACAATTTCATTGCAGATATCGAATACGGCGAAAACAACGCGGAGCGGATTACCATATCCGGAAATACGGATATTACGATGGGATCCGGATCTCTATACATGAAGGATGCTGCCTTCCATATCTTAACAGCAGATAATGAATATGGAAACGTTTCCCTGCGCTTCTCCTCCCCTGCTGCCGACTATTCCTATGATTTATTTACAGAATACGGCACCATTAAAATCGAAGAGCAGGATATGGGCGCAAAGTATAAACCGCTTTCCTCTCCGGACTTGCAAAAGAATATCAAAGTCTCCTGCGGGTCCGGTAATATCGACATAAGCGGCTTATAA